One Thermicanus aegyptius DSM 12793 DNA segment encodes these proteins:
- a CDS encoding ABC transporter substrate-binding protein, producing the protein MKQSIFRKLSLFLLILSLVMMGMIGCSADQGKPEQSASGQLSNPQTTAPTENNPTKENAFPVTVKDGTGKEITVEKAPERIISLIPSNTEIIYALGYGDQIVGVTSNDNYPEEVKNKEKVGDMNVDLEKVVSLHPDLVLANQWHVTGQVDQVAKMREAGLNVLVVNDATSLNQVYESIRLLAKVTGTSDKGEEVIKGMQERYRAVVEKAKTIPADKKKKVWVEISAPPELYTTGKGTFMNELLEAAGAINVAADQEGWPKWTEEQAVAAKPDVILLTYDYVPNAVEEVKKRPAWKEVPAVKNGEIYQLNQDTVSRPGPRLMDALEEIAKDVYPDVFK; encoded by the coding sequence ATGAAACAGTCGATCTTTCGTAAATTAAGCCTGTTCCTGCTTATCTTGTCGCTAGTCATGATGGGCATGATCGGGTGCAGTGCCGATCAAGGGAAACCGGAACAGAGCGCATCCGGTCAACTTTCGAATCCACAGACGACCGCCCCCACGGAAAACAACCCAACGAAAGAGAATGCCTTCCCTGTGACCGTCAAGGATGGGACGGGCAAAGAGATTACGGTGGAAAAAGCCCCTGAGCGGATCATCTCCCTCATTCCCAGCAATACAGAGATTATTTATGCGTTGGGATACGGGGATCAAATCGTAGGGGTGACGAGCAATGATAATTATCCGGAAGAGGTAAAGAACAAAGAGAAAGTGGGCGACATGAATGTAGATCTTGAGAAAGTGGTCTCCCTCCATCCCGATCTTGTGCTGGCCAACCAGTGGCATGTGACGGGACAAGTGGATCAGGTGGCCAAGATGCGGGAAGCGGGGTTAAACGTTTTGGTGGTGAACGACGCGACTTCTCTGAATCAGGTCTATGAATCTATTCGACTTTTGGCGAAAGTGACGGGCACTTCCGATAAAGGAGAAGAAGTGATTAAAGGCATGCAGGAACGTTACCGGGCGGTGGTGGAGAAAGCGAAAACGATCCCAGCCGATAAAAAGAAAAAAGTATGGGTGGAGATTTCTGCTCCCCCGGAACTTTATACCACCGGAAAGGGAACTTTTATGAATGAGCTTCTCGAAGCGGCGGGAGCCATCAATGTGGCCGCCGATCAGGAAGGTTGGCCGAAGTGGACGGAGGAGCAGGCGGTGGCGGCCAAACCGGATGTCATTTTGTTAACTTATGATTATGTACCCAATGCCGTAGAAGAAGTGAAGAAGCGTCCGGCCTGGAAGGAAGTTCCGGCGGTTAAGAATGGAGAAATCTACCAATTGAATCAGGATACCGTTTCACGCCCTGGCCCTCGTCTCATGGATGCCTTGGAGGAGATCGCGAAAGATGTTTATCCGGACGTCTTTAAGTGA
- the cobU gene encoding bifunctional adenosylcobinamide kinase/adenosylcobinamide-phosphate guanylyltransferase has translation MTIHLVLGGIRSGKSRVAEELAQGDGGPVSYVATNVCMDEEMKERIRLHQARRPLSWRVMEEPLDLKRISSITEGDRVVLLDSLSAWLSNRLSPIPEAEWRGARHNERIIEDISRFLEVIKGRDQNWLIVSDEIGLGGVALSPLGRWYADLLGELNQRVASVSDEVTWVVAGLPLRLKGEQRG, from the coding sequence ATGACCATTCATCTGGTGTTAGGCGGGATTCGTTCCGGAAAGAGCCGGGTGGCTGAGGAGTTGGCTCAAGGAGATGGGGGGCCGGTTTCTTATGTGGCGACCAACGTTTGCATGGATGAGGAGATGAAAGAACGGATTCGTCTTCATCAAGCGCGGCGTCCCCTTTCTTGGCGAGTGATGGAAGAGCCTCTCGATTTAAAACGAATCTCATCCATCACAGAAGGGGATCGGGTGGTCTTATTGGATTCCCTCTCCGCTTGGTTAAGCAATCGGTTGTCCCCCATTCCGGAAGCGGAATGGCGCGGAGCCAGGCATAACGAAAGAATCATAGAGGACATCTCCCGTTTTCTCGAAGTGATCAAGGGGAGAGATCAGAATTGGCTTATCGTCTCCGATGAGATCGGTCTCGGCGGTGTAGCGCTCTCCCCTCTGGGGAGATGGTATGCCGATCTCTTAGGGGAATTAAACCAAAGGGTGGCGTCCGTCTCCGATGAAGTGACATGGGTAGTGGCCGGGCTCCCTCTGCGTCTTAAAGGGGAGCAAAGGGGATGA
- a CDS encoding acetone carboxylase subunit gamma: MAKYEKKTIEELIDGTIEFFKLKEMLSSFKDPDRFDLYLEILQERVPWKEKILLPAGLHLYIVAKEDGKRVVKCDCGHEFCDASDNWKLHALVYVRDTEEKLEEIYPKLLAPDPAWQVLREYYCPSCGTQLEVENVAPWYPVIKEFEPDIDAFYEEWLGRPVPR; this comes from the coding sequence ATGGCGAAATATGAGAAGAAGACCATTGAAGAATTGATCGATGGGACGATTGAGTTCTTTAAGCTGAAGGAGATGCTCTCCAGTTTTAAGGACCCGGATCGCTTTGATCTATACCTGGAGATTTTGCAGGAGCGGGTTCCCTGGAAGGAGAAGATCCTCCTTCCGGCAGGCCTCCATCTCTATATCGTGGCGAAAGAAGATGGAAAACGGGTGGTGAAGTGCGATTGCGGCCATGAATTTTGCGATGCATCGGACAATTGGAAACTCCATGCGTTGGTTTATGTGAGGGATACGGAGGAGAAGCTGGAAGAGATTTATCCCAAGCTCCTGGCACCCGATCCTGCCTGGCAGGTGCTCCGGGAATATTACTGCCCTTCCTGCGGGACCCAATTGGAGGTGGAAAATGTGGCCCCTTGGTATCCGGTCATCAAGGAGTTTGAGCCGGACATCGATGCGTTCTACGAAGAATGGTTGGGGCGCCCGGTCCCGAGATAA
- a CDS encoding universal stress protein, with protein sequence MFKMVILVPVDGSDHSKEALQEGMKLAKAFAAKVLIMNVQPSFDTAHTKIFFSKEEIRSYAEELGEAVMTPYLSLLEEAHIPYEKVVEMGNPAEKIVEAADQWKADYIVMGARGMGPLRGSLLGSVSYGVIHQTRCPVLVVRKKEE encoded by the coding sequence ATGTTCAAGATGGTGATTCTGGTTCCGGTAGATGGATCTGACCATTCCAAAGAGGCGCTGCAGGAAGGAATGAAACTGGCCAAGGCTTTTGCCGCCAAGGTTCTTATCATGAACGTACAGCCCAGTTTCGATACCGCCCATACCAAGATCTTTTTCTCCAAAGAAGAAATACGTTCCTATGCCGAGGAATTGGGAGAGGCGGTGATGACTCCTTATCTGTCCCTTTTGGAAGAAGCCCACATCCCCTATGAAAAGGTTGTGGAGATGGGCAACCCTGCAGAGAAAATCGTGGAGGCTGCGGATCAGTGGAAGGCGGATTACATCGTGATGGGGGCGAGGGGGATGGGGCCATTAAGAGGTTCACTTTTGGGAAGTGTTAGTTACGGGGTGATACATCAGACGAGATGCCCGGTATTGGTGGTCAGAAAGAAAGAGGAGTAA
- a CDS encoding adenosylcobinamide amidohydrolase: MNTFWLKHGNGTDRYMYSPSFWPTLTFQLHPDYLLVESGETMTTLSSALWGGGLRQISRFINGKVPLSYHSDNPEEWVKERLATWGFEEEGTVVLLTAANLERTSVIERVGDQYRLVVCATAGLSNTGRVGKVKSLFSSYLSGTINLFLFLQASLTEAAMINLIMTATEAKCALLQDLGVRTVDGEIATGTTTDSIVLAVQGGKGEEYPHHFAGTATTLGDGVGKAVYAAIKEALAR; encoded by the coding sequence ATGAACACGTTTTGGTTGAAGCATGGGAATGGAACAGATCGTTACATGTACTCCCCTTCTTTTTGGCCCACCCTTACCTTTCAGTTACATCCCGATTACCTTTTGGTGGAAAGCGGTGAGACCATGACCACCCTGAGTTCTGCACTCTGGGGAGGTGGGCTGCGACAGATAAGTCGCTTTATTAATGGAAAGGTTCCGCTTTCTTATCACAGCGACAACCCCGAGGAGTGGGTGAAGGAGCGCCTTGCCACCTGGGGATTTGAGGAGGAAGGCACGGTGGTTCTTCTTACCGCAGCCAATTTGGAGCGAACCTCGGTGATCGAGAGGGTGGGTGATCAGTACCGGTTGGTCGTCTGCGCCACGGCAGGCCTTTCTAATACGGGACGGGTGGGGAAAGTGAAGTCTCTTTTTTCCAGTTACCTTAGCGGTACCATCAACCTTTTTCTCTTTTTGCAAGCATCGCTTACCGAGGCAGCCATGATCAATCTCATCATGACGGCCACAGAGGCAAAGTGCGCCCTGTTGCAGGATTTGGGAGTACGTACCGTAGATGGAGAAATCGCCACGGGAACCACGACGGATTCCATCGTTTTGGCGGTCCAGGGCGGGAAGGGGGAAGAGTATCCACATCATTTCGCCGGGACGGCGACGACGTTGGGAGATGGAGTGGGCAAGGCGGTCTATGCCGCCATTAAGGAGGCTTTGGCGAGATGA
- a CDS encoding sigma-54-dependent Fis family transcriptional regulator — protein MNPQLSFHSAREMHKKIDELANLWRTYVLENHDPGPIRQDVLESWKRSEQFGVSPKQKRTSIVWTDEEIKEWTRKSNFYKISYPILQHLTSQIKGTGHMVALTDHHGRIVYLEGDQPILKKGEEIHFLRGADWSEKTAGTNAIGTSLALSHPIQIFSYEHFSEGFHPWTCASAPIRDPFTGELLGAIDLTGPTEFGQPHTLGIATMTASIIQQGYKEISQKNYHLLHDHFFKTLQLYKNDPLMVLSSTLQVIDASEKAFALFQMQDLHTFWSLPGMDGLREALLQQRESKTEIELSSRSLKIISQLLMTDGKKIGYLLHLKRSERKPIPRLIPEDPWEELIGQSQVMKELIQKGRKVSPTNVPVLLTGESGTGKERFAQAIHRSSLRHKGPFVAINCGAIPKELMASELFGYEPGTFTGGNPKGKAGKFEEANGGTLFLDEIGEMPLDLQIYLLRVLQEKEVIRLGSSKPIQVDVRILAATNRNLEEMVTKGLFRADLYFRLNVVELKLPPLRERREDIPLLCRYFLRKSAMKHQKQVLRLDEEVMNLCMHHPWPGNLRQLENVIEHALIFAHGDMIQRTDLPASLFFQPEMASEEEGEGEEDNPLAAEEKRLLLKLILETDGNLSEVARRCNIARSTLYRKLRKYKIKMK, from the coding sequence ATGAACCCCCAGTTATCCTTTCATTCAGCCAGAGAAATGCATAAGAAGATCGATGAATTGGCCAATCTTTGGAGGACCTATGTTTTGGAAAACCATGACCCAGGACCCATACGACAAGATGTTCTGGAATCGTGGAAGCGGAGTGAACAATTCGGCGTAAGCCCAAAACAGAAAAGGACCTCGATCGTATGGACCGATGAAGAGATAAAAGAATGGACTCGGAAATCAAATTTCTATAAGATTTCTTATCCCATCTTGCAACACCTAACCTCTCAAATCAAGGGAACCGGTCACATGGTGGCGTTAACCGACCATCATGGGCGAATCGTCTATTTGGAAGGGGACCAACCGATTTTAAAAAAGGGGGAAGAGATTCATTTCCTTCGCGGGGCCGATTGGAGCGAGAAGACGGCAGGCACGAACGCCATCGGAACATCCCTCGCGCTCTCCCACCCCATCCAAATTTTCTCCTATGAGCATTTTAGCGAAGGCTTCCATCCCTGGACCTGCGCTTCCGCTCCCATCCGCGACCCGTTTACCGGGGAACTACTGGGTGCCATCGATCTGACCGGGCCCACCGAGTTTGGGCAGCCCCATACGTTGGGAATCGCCACGATGACCGCTTCCATCATACAACAGGGATATAAAGAAATCTCCCAAAAGAATTATCATCTCCTGCATGATCATTTTTTTAAAACGTTGCAGCTCTATAAAAATGACCCCCTGATGGTGCTCAGCTCTACGCTGCAGGTGATCGATGCTTCGGAGAAAGCCTTTGCCTTATTTCAGATGCAGGATCTCCATACCTTTTGGTCCCTTCCCGGAATGGACGGACTAAGGGAAGCCCTCCTTCAACAACGGGAAAGCAAAACCGAGATCGAACTATCCTCTCGTTCGTTAAAAATCATCTCCCAACTTCTCATGACGGATGGGAAGAAAATAGGGTACCTCCTCCATCTAAAGCGGTCGGAAAGAAAGCCGATTCCCCGCCTTATCCCGGAAGACCCGTGGGAGGAATTGATCGGGCAATCCCAGGTAATGAAAGAACTGATCCAAAAAGGCAGAAAAGTCTCTCCCACCAATGTTCCCGTCCTCTTAACCGGGGAAAGCGGTACGGGAAAGGAGAGGTTCGCCCAGGCGATTCATCGGTCCAGCCTCCGCCATAAAGGACCTTTTGTCGCCATCAACTGCGGGGCCATTCCCAAAGAACTGATGGCCAGCGAACTCTTCGGTTATGAGCCGGGAACCTTTACAGGAGGGAACCCGAAAGGGAAGGCCGGAAAATTCGAAGAGGCGAATGGAGGGACCCTCTTCCTGGATGAAATCGGAGAGATGCCTCTGGACCTGCAAATCTATCTGTTGCGGGTATTGCAAGAGAAGGAAGTTATACGGCTCGGTTCCTCCAAACCGATCCAGGTGGATGTTCGGATCCTGGCCGCCACCAACCGAAATTTGGAGGAAATGGTGACGAAAGGGCTATTCCGGGCAGATCTCTACTTTCGCCTAAACGTGGTGGAGTTAAAACTCCCTCCCCTGCGGGAACGAAGGGAAGACATTCCACTCTTATGCCGATATTTTCTCCGGAAAAGCGCCATGAAGCATCAGAAACAGGTCTTGCGACTGGACGAAGAGGTAATGAACCTCTGTATGCATCATCCCTGGCCCGGGAATCTCCGCCAACTGGAGAACGTGATCGAACACGCCCTCATTTTCGCCCATGGGGACATGATTCAGCGGACGGATCTCCCGGCCTCCCTCTTCTTTCAACCTGAGATGGCATCGGAAGAAGAGGGGGAAGGAGAGGAGGATAACCCCCTGGCTGCAGAAGAAAAACGTCTGCTCCTAAAGCTTATCCTCGAGACGGATGGGAACCTCTCCGAAGTGGCAAGACGTTGCAACATCGCCCGATCCACCCTCTATCGGAAACTGCGGAAGTACAAGATAAAGATGAAATAA
- the cobD gene encoding threonine-phosphate decarboxylase CobD, whose translation MERIVTRMNLEEGRLEKYGHGGDRVSAAEKFPFHPDQFLDFSANINPMGPPPTVYKTMEQAMGRIDRYPDPGKRALTRKLSSLHHMEEDFILVGNGAAELLSLLFQAFRPRRVGLLSPSFVEYERMARIYGVEIVRYVAAEENEYRPHLQEMLARFEECDLILLGTPNNPTGSVYAREELLHLFAWSKARQILCVLDEAFIDFLPDQEQATLLPFLRHDSYFLLLRSLTKIYAIPGLRLGYALASPHMIRRLESFQVPWSVNLLAQEVGLACLDEKEYVEQTRVLIQQERSFLNEAITERLGWRVYPSAANYLLVRILDPFTVTDLQEVLGKRGILIRNASSYVGLTPFHFRIAVRTRTENARLMEEMARARDLLLSRVGSEQAPVLFVKQGEGER comes from the coding sequence GTGGAAAGGATAGTGACGAGGATGAACCTCGAAGAGGGTCGGTTGGAGAAATATGGCCATGGGGGGGATCGGGTGAGCGCGGCGGAGAAATTCCCGTTTCATCCGGACCAGTTCCTCGACTTCAGTGCCAACATCAATCCCATGGGACCACCCCCTACGGTATATAAAACGATGGAACAGGCCATGGGGAGGATTGATCGTTACCCAGATCCGGGGAAACGGGCTTTAACCCGTAAATTATCTTCTTTGCACCACATGGAAGAGGACTTTATTCTCGTCGGGAATGGAGCGGCAGAACTGCTCTCTCTTCTCTTCCAAGCGTTCCGTCCTCGGAGGGTGGGGCTCCTATCCCCCTCTTTCGTTGAATATGAGCGGATGGCGAGGATCTACGGGGTGGAAATCGTCCGCTATGTGGCTGCGGAGGAAAATGAATACCGCCCGCATCTTCAAGAGATGCTGGCCCGATTTGAGGAGTGTGACCTGATCCTCCTGGGCACTCCCAATAATCCGACGGGCAGTGTGTATGCACGGGAAGAATTGCTTCATCTATTCGCATGGAGTAAAGCGCGACAGATTCTCTGCGTGTTGGATGAAGCCTTTATCGACTTTCTTCCTGATCAGGAGCAGGCGACCCTCCTTCCCTTTCTCCGCCACGATTCTTATTTTCTCTTGCTCCGATCCCTGACGAAGATCTATGCCATTCCCGGATTACGCTTAGGATATGCTTTGGCTTCACCCCACATGATCCGTCGGCTGGAGAGTTTTCAGGTGCCCTGGAGTGTCAATCTCCTTGCACAGGAAGTGGGACTGGCTTGTCTTGACGAGAAGGAGTATGTGGAACAAACGCGCGTGTTGATTCAGCAGGAGAGGAGCTTTCTTAACGAGGCGATTACGGAACGGCTGGGGTGGAGGGTCTATCCCTCCGCCGCCAATTACCTCTTGGTGCGTATTCTGGATCCTTTTACGGTGACGGACCTGCAGGAGGTTTTGGGAAAGCGGGGCATTCTCATCCGCAATGCCTCTTCGTATGTGGGATTAACCCCATTCCATTTTCGCATTGCGGTTCGCACGCGGACGGAGAATGCACGATTGATGGAGGAGATGGCACGGGCGCGGGATCTTCTCCTTTCGCGGGTAGGATCCGAACAGGCTCCGGTCCTTTTTGTAAAACAAGGGGAGGGAGAAAGATGA
- a CDS encoding hydantoinase B/oxoprolinase family protein, translated as MAIRQEDLKAGVSPNKAIGWNGKTLKEMREEMDRISKETGHYAGLTELPFKESNPIRFEKMFAKLRGGVVHARETAKRVAASPIVEQEGELCFTLYSPEGDSIVTSTGIIIHVGTMGAAIKFMIRNEYEENPGIHPGDIFCNNDCQIGNVHPCDVHTIVPIFWGDELIGWVGGVTHVIDTGATAPGSMTVGPVTRYDDGYQIACRKIGQNDTLSRDWLIESQRSIRTTKYWLLDERTRIAGCHMIRDLVLQMVEDEGIDAYKQFIREVIEDGRRGFINQVKTLTIPGKYRGVSFVDIPYRNVDVPPYARIDTMMHAPHEMTIHKDGKFQIDFEGVNRWGWHSYNATPVSITSGIWVMLSQTLVPNDRINDGAYFASRFDLPYGSWLNPDDIRTAHSYAWHFLVSAWSPLWRSLSRAYFARGYLEEVNAGNANTSNWLQGGGYNQFHENHAVNSFESAAEGVGAGAVKDGIDHAAAVWNPEGDMGDMEIWELAEPLIYLGRKIKPNTGGAGKYRGGNGYESLRMVWGAKDWTMFFMGNGYVSSDGGLMGGYPAASGYRFEAHGTDLNERIEKKLPIPLGGDPDPGNPQYEKVMNAKEVYRDKQAITTEAIFENYDLYLNYLRGGPGFGDPLERRPKAIEQDLNGGHLLPDYAEKVYGAVISRNEKGKWVVDEEKTEERRRKIRQERIKRGRPTREWMEMEREKILKKEAAIQVRHMYASSFALSGRFLQEFRAFWNLPDEWELTESELAQEMPIFGAHRRN; from the coding sequence TTGGCCATTCGGCAAGAAGATTTAAAAGCAGGAGTAAGCCCCAATAAGGCCATTGGCTGGAACGGGAAGACCCTGAAGGAGATGCGGGAAGAGATGGACCGCATCAGCAAAGAGACGGGGCATTACGCCGGGCTTACGGAGCTTCCGTTTAAGGAATCGAATCCGATCCGTTTTGAGAAGATGTTTGCCAAACTCCGGGGAGGGGTGGTTCACGCCCGGGAAACGGCGAAACGGGTGGCTGCCTCCCCGATCGTGGAGCAGGAAGGGGAACTCTGCTTTACCCTTTATTCCCCGGAGGGGGATTCCATCGTCACGTCCACGGGGATCATCATCCACGTGGGGACGATGGGCGCCGCCATCAAGTTTATGATCCGCAACGAATATGAAGAAAATCCGGGCATCCATCCGGGGGATATCTTTTGCAACAACGATTGTCAAATCGGGAATGTCCATCCCTGCGACGTCCACACGATCGTCCCCATTTTCTGGGGAGATGAACTGATCGGCTGGGTGGGAGGCGTCACCCACGTCATCGACACGGGCGCCACCGCGCCGGGAAGCATGACGGTGGGACCGGTCACCCGCTATGACGACGGGTATCAGATCGCCTGCCGCAAAATCGGTCAGAATGATACCCTTTCCCGGGATTGGCTCATTGAAAGCCAACGTTCCATCCGCACGACCAAATATTGGCTGTTGGATGAACGGACCCGGATTGCCGGCTGCCACATGATTCGGGATCTGGTCCTGCAGATGGTGGAGGATGAGGGGATTGATGCCTATAAGCAGTTCATCCGGGAAGTGATTGAAGACGGGCGGCGGGGATTTATCAATCAGGTGAAAACACTCACCATTCCTGGAAAGTACCGAGGCGTCTCCTTCGTCGATATTCCTTATCGGAATGTGGATGTCCCTCCCTATGCCCGGATCGACACCATGATGCATGCTCCCCATGAGATGACCATTCACAAGGATGGGAAGTTCCAAATTGATTTTGAAGGGGTAAATCGCTGGGGATGGCACAGCTATAACGCAACCCCGGTATCCATCACCAGCGGCATCTGGGTGATGCTCTCCCAGACCCTCGTCCCCAATGACCGGATCAATGACGGCGCTTACTTTGCCAGCCGATTTGATCTACCGTACGGTTCCTGGCTCAACCCCGATGATATCCGCACCGCCCATAGTTACGCGTGGCACTTCCTCGTATCGGCCTGGAGCCCCCTGTGGCGTTCCCTAAGCCGAGCCTATTTTGCCCGGGGATACTTGGAAGAGGTAAACGCAGGGAATGCCAATACCAGCAACTGGCTGCAAGGAGGCGGATACAACCAGTTTCATGAGAATCATGCGGTGAACAGTTTTGAGTCGGCGGCGGAAGGGGTAGGCGCCGGTGCGGTAAAGGATGGAATTGATCACGCCGCCGCGGTTTGGAACCCGGAAGGGGACATGGGGGATATGGAGATCTGGGAATTGGCCGAACCCCTGATCTACCTGGGCCGAAAGATAAAACCGAATACGGGAGGAGCGGGCAAATACCGGGGAGGAAATGGGTATGAGAGCCTGCGCATGGTTTGGGGTGCGAAGGATTGGACCATGTTCTTCATGGGGAACGGTTATGTATCGAGCGACGGGGGGCTCATGGGCGGATATCCGGCTGCATCGGGATATCGTTTTGAAGCCCATGGCACTGATTTGAATGAACGGATCGAAAAGAAACTGCCCATCCCGCTGGGAGGCGATCCCGATCCCGGCAATCCCCAGTATGAGAAGGTGATGAATGCCAAAGAGGTATACCGGGATAAGCAGGCGATCACCACAGAGGCCATCTTCGAGAATTATGATCTTTACCTCAATTATCTCCGAGGGGGCCCTGGATTCGGCGACCCCCTGGAGAGGAGACCGAAGGCGATTGAACAGGATCTGAATGGTGGCCATCTTTTGCCCGACTATGCGGAGAAGGTGTACGGAGCCGTCATTTCACGGAATGAGAAAGGGAAATGGGTGGTGGATGAAGAAAAGACGGAAGAGCGAAGGAGGAAGATCCGGCAGGAGCGGATCAAAAGAGGCAGGCCGACGCGGGAATGGATGGAGATGGAACGGGAAAAAATTCTGAAGAAAGAGGCAGCCATCCAGGTGCGCCACATGTATGCTTCCAGCTTCGCCTTAAGTGGTCGCTTTCTCCAGGAATTCCGTGCTTTCTGGAATCTGCCCGACGAATGGGAATTGACGGAAAGCGAGTTAGCGCAGGAGATGCCCATCTTCGGAGCGCATCGCCGCAACTAA